One genomic segment of Desulfatiglans anilini DSM 4660 includes these proteins:
- a CDS encoding nucleotide pyrophosphohydrolase, with amino-acid sequence MDLQALLRAVISFRDERDWAQYHNPKDLAISLALEAAELLEIFQWKSPEEVQAMKSDAQACRRVKEELGDVLIYALNLANEFTFDPAEVVLEKLAINGRKYPVEKAKGRADKY; translated from the coding sequence ATGGACTTGCAGGCACTCTTGAGAGCGGTGATTTCTTTCCGGGATGAGCGTGATTGGGCTCAGTACCATAATCCCAAAGACCTGGCAATCTCCCTTGCGCTGGAAGCAGCTGAATTATTGGAAATTTTCCAGTGGAAGAGCCCGGAAGAGGTGCAGGCCATGAAATCGGACGCACAGGCTTGCCGGCGGGTCAAGGAGGAATTGGGGGATGTTCTCATTTACGCTTTGAACTTGGCCAATGAATTCACGTTCGACCCGGCGGAAGTGGTCTTGGAGAAGCTCGCCATCAATGGCCGGAAATACCCTGTAGAGAAAGCAAAAGGCCGCGCGGACAAATACA